The Acanthopagrus latus isolate v.2019 chromosome 13, fAcaLat1.1, whole genome shotgun sequence genome contains a region encoding:
- the LOC119031253 gene encoding uncharacterized protein LOC119031253 — MSLKALETRWKTALTSILEQLTEPEFKKMLFDLDRIPQGVKSGKVREEMPQIIIQYFGPEGSITVIEKEMKQIPRMDAAVQDKLRPFVDKLKKQQQKKKEAASKAAAGQRKSCKSEKADPVEPVKLKRKMTQKQDLSQKPAGSTKTSTADPVEPVKPKQRKSQKQDLSQKPAGSTKTSTVDPVGSVKPKLKKTKKQDSNGSIKTSKAQSAAVQPGTKKTAGIKKAS; from the exons ATGTCATTAAAGGCTTTAGAGACCAGGTGGAAAACAGCCCTGACCTCCATCCTGGAGCAGCTGACCGAGCCAGAGTTCAAGAAGATGCTGTTCGATCTGGACAGAATCCCCCAGGGTGTGAAGAGTGGTaaggtgagagaggagatgcCTCAGATCATCATCCAGTACTTCGGGCCTGAAGGGTCCATCACTGTgatagaaaaagaaatgaagcagATACCGAGGATGGACGCTGCAGTCCAGGACAAGCTGCGACCCTTTGTGgacaaactgaagaaacaacagcagaaaaaaaagg AGGCGGCGAGCAAAGCTGCAGCTG GTCAACGGAAGAGCTGCAAATCTGAAAAG GCTGATCCTGTTGAACCTGTGAAGCTCAAACGGAAGATGACACAGAAACAAGATTTGTCCCAGAAACCAGCTGGATCCACCAAAACCTCCACG GCTGATCCTGTTGAACCTGTGAAACCCAAACAGAGGAAGTCACAGAAACAAGATTTGTCCCAGAAACCAGCTGGATCCACCAAAACCTCCACG GTGGATCCTGTTGGATCTGTGAAGCCCAAACTGAAGAAGACTAAGAAGCAAGATTCGAATGGATCCATCAAAACCTCCAAG